One Mycolicibacterium sp. ND9-15 genomic window, GCAACCTTGCCGACCGCGCCGGGCGCCAGTCCGCCGCCACCGTCGCAGATCTGCTCGCGGACAAGGAACTCGCGCGGTACAACGACATTCGCGCATACACGAGCATGAACGCCGCGAACCTCGAGGTGCTCTCGAGCGAGGACTACAGCGGAGCGCGGCGCGAGTTCAACGATGAGGACTGGAAGGGCGTGACCGACATCGTGTCGCGCTACTACAATCTCGTGCTGGCCGACTGCGGCGCTGGACTGTTCCAGCCCGCGGCTCGCGGCGTGCTGGCGACCGTCTCGGGCCTGGTCATCGTGGCGAGTGCGTCGATCGACGGCGCCCGGCAGGCGGCGATGACGATGGACTGGTTGCGGCAGAACGGATATCAGGACCTGCTCGGCCGGTCGTGTGTGGTGATCAACCATGTCGTCCCGGGCACGCCGAACATCGACGTCGAAGATTTGGTCGCGCAGTTCGAGCGTCACGTCCCGCCGGGACGGGTCGTCGTGCTGCCCTTTGACAAGCACATCGCGGCGGGCACGGAGATCCAGCTCGACTTGCTGAGCAGGACGTTGCGCCGGCGGATCATCGAGTTGGCCGCAGCCCTGTCCGACGACTTCGACAGGCTCGAACGGCGTTGACCTCCACCGCCGCAGCAGCATCCACGTCGAACCTCACGCCCGGGCGGTCGTCGACCACTCGAGTCACGATCCTCACCGGCCGGCGGATGACCGATCTGGTGCTGCCCGCGGCGGCGCCCATCGAGACCTACATCGACGAGACGGTGGCGGTGTTGGCCGAACTGCTCGAGGACACACCGAAAGACATCCTCGCCGGGTTCGACTTCACCGCGCAAGGGGTTTGGGCGTTCGCAAGGCCCGGCGCCCCGCCGCTGAAGTTCAATGAGTCGCTGGATGATGCCGGTGTTGTCGACGGGTCACTGCTGACCCTGGTGTCGGTCAGTCGCACTGAGCGCTACCGTCCGCTCGTCGAGGATGTCATCGACGCGATCGCGGTGCTCGACGAGTCACCGGAGTTCGACCGATCCGCGCTCAATCGCTTTGTCGGCCTGGCTATCCCGTTGGTAGCACTGGTTGTGACGGTGATGACGCTGGTCGGATGGACTCGCGCAGACCACGAGTGGTGGTGGGCTGTGGCCCTCGGCGTCTTGGGTCTGGGCCTGCTCGCTGGCAGCGCGTTGGCCACCAACCACTACCAGAACCTCGACATGGCCGAGAGCCTGCTGGCGGCGGCGATACCGACTCTCGCCGGCGCGGTCGCACTGGGCGTGCCGTTACCCCGCGGGGCCGGCGGACTGGGTGCGCCGCAGATCGCCGGGGCGGCCGCGGTGGTGCTGTTGTTGACCCTGGCGACGCGGGGTGGTCCGCGCCGAAGAGCGGAGTTGGCCGCGTTCACCTCCGTCAGTGCCGTCGCGGTGACCGCCGCGGCGATCGGCTACGGCTACGGCTGGCAGTACTGGGTGCCTGTGGGTGCGATCGCCTTCGGCCTGATCGTGGTGACCAACGCGGCCAAGCTGACGGTCGCGGTGGCCAGGATCGCGCTGCCACCCATTCCGGCGCCGGGGGAGACCGTGGCCAACGACGAACTGCTCGACCCGGTCGCGACCTCGGGCACGGACGAGGAATCGCCGACCTGGCAGGCGATCATCGAGTCGGTTCCAGACTCCGCGGCGCGGCTGCACGAGCGTAGTCAATTGGCCAAGCGGCTGCTGATCGGGTTCGTCACGGCCGGAGCACTCGTGCTGTCGATCGGCGCGATCGCCGTCGTGGTGCAAGGTCATTTCTTCGTACACAGCATGATC contains:
- the eccD gene encoding type VII secretion integral membrane protein EccD, encoding MTSTAAAASTSNLTPGRSSTTRVTILTGRRMTDLVLPAAAPIETYIDETVAVLAELLEDTPKDILAGFDFTAQGVWAFARPGAPPLKFNESLDDAGVVDGSLLTLVSVSRTERYRPLVEDVIDAIAVLDESPEFDRSALNRFVGLAIPLVALVVTVMTLVGWTRADHEWWWAVALGVLGLGLLAGSALATNHYQNLDMAESLLAAAIPTLAGAVALGVPLPRGAGGLGAPQIAGAAAVVLLLTLATRGGPRRRAELAAFTSVSAVAVTAAAIGYGYGWQYWVPVGAIAFGLIVVTNAAKLTVAVARIALPPIPAPGETVANDELLDPVATSGTDEESPTWQAIIESVPDSAARLHERSQLAKRLLIGFVTAGALVLSIGAIAVVVQGHFFVHSMIVAGLVTAICAFRSRLYAERWCAWALLAAAVVIPTGVMTRLCLWYPESAWLVLAGYLIAGIVALIIVGATAGVRRVSPVTKRILELFDGAAIAAVIPMLLWIASVYDLLRNLRF